Proteins co-encoded in one Sulfuricurvum sp. IAE1 genomic window:
- the hisB gene encoding imidazoleglycerol-phosphate dehydratase HisB — MIQKKRTTKETDITLSLAIRGEGKSAVSTKVGFLDHMLESFAKHAQFDLNVTCVGDVHIDDHHSVEDIGIVLGQALREAIYPIEKVERFGSAVVVMDEAAVSCDIDLSNRPYLVYEVDVSGKIGGFDAELAEEFFRAVVFNAGITAHIVMQRGKNKHHIIEAAFKSLAVALRRALSVNERAGIPSTKGVL, encoded by the coding sequence ATGATCCAAAAAAAGCGTACCACCAAAGAGACCGATATCACCCTTTCGCTCGCGATCCGCGGGGAAGGCAAAAGTGCCGTATCGACCAAAGTCGGTTTTTTGGATCATATGCTCGAGAGTTTTGCCAAACACGCGCAGTTTGATCTGAACGTGACGTGCGTCGGCGATGTCCATATCGATGACCACCACAGTGTCGAGGACATCGGGATCGTTCTGGGGCAGGCACTGCGCGAAGCGATTTACCCGATCGAAAAAGTGGAGCGGTTCGGAAGCGCGGTCGTCGTCATGGACGAAGCGGCGGTGAGTTGCGACATCGATCTGAGCAACCGTCCCTATCTTGTCTACGAGGTTGACGTGAGCGGGAAAATCGGCGGGTTCGACGCCGAACTGGCCGAAGAGTTTTTTCGCGCGGTCGTGTTCAACGCAGGCATTACGGCACACATCGTGATGCAGCGGGGGAAAAACAAACACCACATAATCGAAGCGGCGTTCAAATCGCTGGCGGTGGCCCTGCGCCGCGCACTTAGCGTCAACGAACGTGCCGGTATCCCCAGTACCAAAGGGGTGCTGTGA
- a CDS encoding response regulator transcription factor — MNILLLEDDPLLGKLVVEFFTEKGDAVEHCLSGKAALKAIGSAPYDIYLLDVNVPDFNGFACLETIRRDQPEPIVFMISGDHDIKNIAHAFEMGTNDFIKKPFDLEEIDIRIRWLSRHTHPRPIAPDGQVRLSRECLFDTTARIIDCNGKRIKLTKNEYDVLLLLIQRRGELVTQEEIRRSVWKEKEITMIGVRSVISRLRKKLCGDWIETLKGFGYILKPLPLS, encoded by the coding sequence ATGAACATTTTACTGCTCGAAGACGATCCGCTGCTGGGAAAACTCGTCGTCGAATTTTTTACCGAGAAAGGGGATGCGGTTGAACACTGTCTGAGCGGCAAAGCGGCTTTGAAAGCGATCGGAAGCGCTCCCTACGATATCTATCTCCTCGACGTCAACGTCCCCGATTTCAACGGGTTCGCCTGCCTCGAAACGATCCGCCGCGACCAGCCCGAGCCGATCGTGTTCATGATCAGCGGGGACCATGACATCAAAAACATCGCCCATGCTTTTGAGATGGGGACCAACGACTTCATCAAAAAACCGTTCGACCTTGAAGAGATCGACATCCGTATCCGATGGCTAAGCCGGCACACGCATCCCCGTCCCATTGCACCGGACGGCCAGGTCCGGCTAAGCAGAGAGTGCCTTTTCGATACGACCGCACGGATCATCGACTGCAACGGAAAACGGATCAAACTCACCAAAAACGAATACGACGTTCTGCTTCTGTTGATTCAACGGCGGGGCGAACTTGTCACCCAAGAGGAGATACGCCGGTCGGTCTGGAAAGAAAAAGAGATCACTATGATCGGGGTGCGCTCGGTCATAAGCCGGCTGAGGAAAAAACTGTGCGGAGACTGGATCGAAACCCTCAAAGGATTCGGTTACATCCTCAAGCCGCTACCGCTCTCCTAA
- a CDS encoding lytic transglycosylase domain-containing protein, which produces MRTILVMALFVPLWLYGIGFDPADREKIEVLKRFDLPASFLRDPYLHDIYDQKRRECRMNGFADSTENAGTFIPMLTSLIAQSDLPKEFVFIALAESRLEVSTSSPRGAAGLWQFMEGTGKLHGLAVNQFVDERRDHIKSTRAAIAYLSALKKMFGKWYLALIAYNCGEGKLYKAIRQAGTSDVHVLADPKRAYIPPESRRYLRKVLALALLATDEVFLSEIEYDSLIGKEHDNPIATVYLPEGEEIDRIAAVLEMPKKNLVRLNTHLKKGVTPPDQQAYPIYIPKEKLPVFRERFRTRDLKGYFVMHRVKSGETVAQLSKRYNVPSGAIMRENMIGSDADIGKNRNVRIPINKPYLKNTKFHKAKLGETVDSVAELYNMTIDQIRAKNPFVSNVLKEGEEIKVDD; this is translated from the coding sequence ATGAGAACAATCCTGGTGATGGCGCTGTTCGTTCCCCTCTGGCTTTATGGAATCGGATTCGATCCTGCCGACCGGGAGAAGATCGAAGTACTCAAACGCTTCGACCTTCCCGCCTCTTTTCTCCGCGATCCCTACCTGCACGATATTTACGATCAAAAACGACGTGAATGCCGCATGAACGGATTTGCCGATTCGACCGAAAACGCGGGGACGTTCATCCCGATGCTGACGTCGCTGATCGCGCAGTCTGATCTCCCCAAAGAATTCGTATTCATCGCGCTTGCCGAATCGCGGTTGGAGGTCAGCACCTCTTCGCCGCGCGGAGCGGCGGGATTGTGGCAGTTTATGGAGGGGACGGGGAAGCTGCACGGGCTGGCGGTCAACCAGTTCGTCGACGAGCGGCGCGACCACATCAAATCGACCCGTGCGGCGATCGCTTATCTCAGTGCGCTGAAAAAAATGTTCGGGAAATGGTATCTCGCCCTGATAGCCTACAATTGCGGGGAAGGGAAACTGTATAAAGCGATACGGCAGGCGGGCACTTCGGACGTACACGTCCTGGCGGACCCAAAACGCGCCTACATCCCACCCGAAAGCCGCCGTTATCTCCGCAAAGTACTCGCACTTGCCCTTCTGGCGACCGACGAGGTGTTTTTGTCCGAAATCGAGTACGATTCCCTGATCGGCAAGGAACACGATAACCCGATCGCCACGGTTTATCTGCCCGAGGGGGAAGAGATCGACCGGATCGCGGCGGTGCTTGAAATGCCCAAAAAAAATCTGGTCCGTCTCAATACCCATCTCAAAAAAGGGGTGACTCCCCCCGACCAGCAGGCCTATCCAATCTATATTCCAAAAGAGAAACTTCCCGTTTTCCGCGAGCGGTTCCGTACGCGCGACCTCAAAGGTTATTTCGTGATGCACCGGGTCAAATCAGGCGAAACGGTGGCGCAGCTGTCCAAACGTTACAATGTTCCCAGCGGAGCTATTATGCGTGAAAACATGATCGGATCGGATGCCGATATCGGAAAAAATCGGAACGTCCGGATACCGATCAATAAACCGTACCTCAAAAATACGAAATTTCACAAAGCGAAACTCGGTGAAACCGTCGATTCAGTCGCCGAACTGTATAATATGACGATAGATCAGATCAGAGCAAAAAACCCGTTTGTGTCGAATGTGCTGAAAGAGGGTGAGGAGATAAAGGTTGATGATTAA
- a CDS encoding HAD family hydrolase: protein MIRLLILDVDGCLSEGKIIYTSEGVELKNFNVKDGFAIKAWQKLGHHAAIITGRDSTIVAHRAKELGIEHFYQGVKDKLAVARELCDKLGISSEEVAAIGDDLNDYRLLRWVAQPYTPSDGSEYIRSFANVLERRGGDACVREMIEKTIRLNGEEEKFLEPWL from the coding sequence GTGATACGGCTTCTGATTCTCGACGTTGACGGTTGTCTGAGCGAGGGAAAAATCATCTACACCTCCGAGGGTGTCGAACTGAAAAATTTCAACGTCAAAGACGGGTTCGCGATCAAAGCATGGCAGAAACTCGGCCACCATGCCGCCATCATTACGGGGCGTGATTCGACGATCGTCGCCCACCGTGCGAAAGAACTGGGGATTGAACATTTTTACCAGGGGGTCAAGGACAAACTCGCGGTTGCCCGTGAATTGTGCGACAAACTGGGGATTTCATCCGAAGAGGTCGCCGCGATCGGCGACGATCTGAACGATTACCGATTGCTGCGCTGGGTGGCCCAGCCCTATACCCCAAGCGACGGATCCGAATATATTCGATCATTCGCGAACGTGCTTGAACGGCGCGGAGGCGATGCGTGCGTGCGCGAAATGATCGAAAAGACGATCCGCCTTAACGGCGAAGAGGAAAAATTCCTGGAGCCGTGGCTGTAA
- the lptA gene encoding lipopolysaccharide transport periplasmic protein LptA — translation MIKLFSFLLPFSLLALCAEELKVVSENFKGDQQKGISVFTGNVKVTKGQDDLNASKVTIYTDAQRKPIKYVAEGDVSFYIVTELKEIYKGKSQTAVYYPNESEYHFYKKVDLIRIDDFRRVQGDKVVVNTIKGEAVAESTKGEPVIMVFTLEEKEKKPKAKAK, via the coding sequence ATGATCAAACTTTTTTCTTTTTTACTTCCGTTCTCATTGCTCGCCCTGTGCGCCGAGGAGCTCAAAGTCGTTTCGGAAAACTTCAAAGGTGACCAGCAAAAGGGGATTTCCGTTTTTACGGGGAACGTCAAGGTGACCAAAGGCCAGGACGACCTCAACGCGTCGAAAGTGACCATTTATACCGACGCGCAGCGCAAACCGATCAAATACGTCGCGGAAGGGGATGTCTCGTTTTATATCGTCACCGAGCTCAAAGAGATTTACAAAGGAAAATCGCAGACGGCGGTTTATTATCCCAACGAAAGCGAATACCATTTTTACAAAAAAGTCGATTTGATCCGCATCGACGATTTCCGTCGCGTGCAGGGGGATAAAGTCGTCGTTAACACGATCAAAGGGGAAGCCGTCGCCGAAAGTACCAAAGGCGAGCCGGTCATCATGGTATTCACCCTCGAAGAGAAAGAGAAAAAACCGAAGGCGAAGGCGAAATGA
- the lptC gene encoding LPS export ABC transporter periplasmic protein LptC: MSINLFFVLVLGLLMGMYGYFSPTAQGEKNNTEVPKIHLFSFSLYEISHRGVDHILEGKEGKKFDDRYEITQANFSDNTKTQFQTIRSDTALYRDDVLVVEGNVHYRRADGLEFRSQEGKYDAKQSRISTEGSFVITQNANRVDGRRLNYDTERKTVSANAVQGIYQLD, translated from the coding sequence ATGTCGATCAACCTTTTTTTCGTGTTGGTGTTGGGGCTGCTGATGGGAATGTACGGCTATTTTTCCCCTACGGCGCAGGGGGAGAAGAACAATACCGAAGTCCCCAAAATACACCTTTTTTCATTCTCGCTTTACGAGATTTCCCATCGCGGTGTCGATCATATCCTCGAAGGTAAAGAGGGGAAAAAATTCGACGATCGTTATGAGATAACGCAAGCAAATTTTAGCGATAATACGAAAACACAGTTCCAGACGATCCGTTCGGATACCGCCCTTTACCGCGACGACGTTCTTGTTGTCGAGGGGAACGTCCATTATCGGCGCGCCGACGGGCTCGAATTCCGCTCTCAGGAAGGAAAATACGACGCGAAACAATCCCGGATCAGTACGGAAGGTTCTTTCGTCATCACCCAAAACGCCAACCGTGTTGACGGGCGCCGACTCAATTACGATACCGAACGTAAAACCGTATCCGCCAATGCGGTGCAGGGAATTTACCAATTAGACTAG
- a CDS encoding septal ring lytic transglycosylase RlpA family protein, with protein sequence MIKVLLFGLALLIGGCTTHTGSYSYQPRPSQKYPSEKLAMSSSNIYKKNGELHATMRPYTVMGKEYYPTVVRVGDTFSGVASWYGPDFHGKSTSNGEAYDMYAMTAAHKTLPMNTVVRVTNTRTDAQTVVRINDRGPFVETRIIDLSFAAAQQIGVDKTGTAPVTLEVLGFEPSGMRTIDMARVAKGPRESVLTSFFVQIGSFERFEGATATKQKYASYNGYSAIIKDTEYNNKRLFRVWLGGFKSEAEARDFISRGYFEGAFIIRE encoded by the coding sequence ATGATTAAAGTTTTGCTGTTTGGACTGGCGCTGCTGATCGGCGGCTGTACCACCCATACGGGCTCTTACAGCTACCAGCCCCGGCCTTCTCAGAAATATCCTTCCGAAAAGCTTGCGATGAGTTCGTCGAACATCTACAAGAAAAACGGCGAATTGCATGCGACGATGCGCCCCTATACCGTGATGGGAAAAGAGTATTATCCCACCGTCGTACGGGTAGGGGACACTTTCAGCGGCGTAGCCAGCTGGTACGGTCCCGATTTTCACGGCAAATCGACTTCCAACGGTGAAGCGTACGACATGTATGCGATGACCGCCGCCCACAAAACCCTTCCGATGAACACCGTCGTGCGGGTGACGAATACCCGAACCGACGCGCAGACGGTGGTACGGATCAACGACCGCGGTCCGTTCGTCGAAACGCGCATCATCGACCTCTCGTTTGCCGCGGCGCAACAGATCGGCGTGGATAAAACGGGAACGGCACCCGTCACCCTCGAAGTGCTCGGGTTCGAGCCATCAGGAATGCGGACGATCGACATGGCGCGCGTAGCCAAAGGGCCGCGCGAATCGGTACTCACCTCCTTTTTCGTTCAGATCGGGTCGTTCGAACGGTTTGAAGGGGCAACGGCGACCAAGCAAAAGTATGCGAGTTACAACGGCTACAGCGCAATTATCAAAGATACAGAGTATAATAACAAACGACTATTTCGCGTTTGGCTCGGCGGGTTCAAAAGTGAGGCCGAAGCGCGCGATTTCATTTCACGCGGCTATTTCGAAGGCGCGTTTATCATAAGGGAATAG
- a CDS encoding TatD family hydrolase, with amino-acid sequence MIIDTHVHLDDERYREDFDAMIARARNAGVEAFIIPGAHPSTLDRAVELSEAYDDVYFAVGVHPYDMETFESVDFDRYAAHPKCVAIGECGLDYFRLEGSEEEKHSEKVRQAHVFREQIRFARKVGKPLIVHIRDASHDAKVLLLEENAGKVGGVLHCYNADEELLSLSKEGFYFGIGGVVTFQNAKKLLHVLPKIPRDKLLIETDGPYLTPHPHRGTRNESAYTRYVADKMAELLGIPPGEVEALTTANAKLLFRTL; translated from the coding sequence ATGATAATCGATACCCACGTCCATCTCGACGATGAACGCTATCGCGAGGATTTTGACGCCATGATCGCGCGGGCCCGCAACGCCGGTGTCGAGGCCTTTATCATCCCCGGAGCCCATCCTTCCACTCTCGATCGTGCGGTCGAACTCTCCGAAGCGTACGATGACGTCTATTTCGCCGTCGGGGTTCACCCCTACGATATGGAGACGTTCGAATCGGTCGATTTTGACCGTTATGCGGCGCATCCCAAATGCGTCGCGATCGGCGAATGCGGGCTAGATTATTTCCGCCTGGAAGGTTCAGAGGAGGAAAAACACTCCGAAAAAGTGCGGCAGGCGCACGTATTCCGGGAGCAGATCCGTTTCGCCCGAAAAGTCGGCAAACCGCTGATCGTCCACATCCGTGACGCCAGCCATGACGCGAAAGTGCTTCTTCTGGAAGAGAATGCCGGGAAAGTAGGAGGTGTTTTGCACTGCTATAACGCCGACGAAGAGCTCCTTAGCCTCTCGAAGGAGGGGTTTTATTTCGGAATCGGCGGGGTGGTGACGTTTCAAAACGCCAAAAAACTTCTCCATGTCCTGCCGAAAATCCCGCGCGACAAGCTGCTTATCGAAACTGACGGCCCGTATCTCACTCCCCATCCGCACCGGGGGACGCGTAACGAGAGCGCCTATACCCGATACGTTGCCGACAAGATGGCCGAACTTCTGGGGATACCGCCCGGCGAGGTCGAAGCACTGACCACTGCCAACGCGAAACTGCTGTTTCGGACGTTGTAG
- a CDS encoding NAD(+)/NADH kinase produces the protein MKLTNIKSVGILLRPSTPELREIFYEAKRIFESHGIEVIVDHVSGGMIGVMGQPFDLMCKKADFLVTIGGDGTLISAVRRSYRFQLPVLGIHAGKLGFLADLDMAELETFVAQMLEGEFRIDERAMLQATITGRNGDTHVVAFNDIVLTRPSISKMIRLETYVDGRSFNTYYGDGVVVSTPTGSTAYNLSAGGPVLFPLTQVFALTPICPHSLTQRPVVLPGHFEIEMKTPDASALVIIDGQDMIEITENDTVHIKLAGAGAHLIHRKEFNYFEVLKEKLGWGE, from the coding sequence TTGAAATTAACTAATATTAAAAGTGTCGGTATCCTTCTTCGCCCCTCCACCCCCGAGCTTCGCGAGATATTTTACGAAGCGAAGCGCATTTTCGAATCGCACGGCATCGAAGTGATCGTCGATCACGTCAGCGGCGGGATGATCGGCGTTATGGGGCAGCCGTTTGATCTCATGTGCAAGAAAGCCGATTTCCTGGTGACGATAGGAGGAGACGGAACGCTGATTTCGGCGGTGCGGCGTTCGTACCGCTTTCAGTTGCCAGTTTTGGGGATTCACGCGGGGAAACTCGGTTTTCTCGCCGATCTTGACATGGCCGAACTCGAGACGTTTGTCGCGCAGATGCTCGAGGGGGAATTCCGTATCGACGAGAGGGCGATGCTGCAGGCAACGATCACCGGCCGCAACGGCGATACCCACGTCGTGGCGTTTAACGACATCGTCCTCACCCGTCCGTCGATTTCGAAAATGATCCGGCTCGAAACCTATGTCGACGGCAGAAGCTTCAATACCTATTACGGGGACGGGGTCGTCGTATCTACCCCGACGGGATCGACGGCATACAATCTCTCCGCCGGCGGGCCCGTATTGTTCCCCCTTACGCAGGTGTTTGCTCTGACCCCGATCTGCCCCCATTCGCTGACGCAGCGTCCGGTCGTCCTGCCGGGACATTTTGAAATCGAGATGAAAACGCCCGACGCGAGCGCACTCGTCATCATCGACGGGCAGGATATGATCGAAATCACTGAAAACGACACCGTCCATATCAAACTCGCCGGAGCGGGCGCCCATCTGATCCACCGCAAAGAGTTCAACTATTTCGAGGTTCTCAAAGAGAAACTGGGATGGGGAGAATAA
- a CDS encoding AAA family ATPase: MIERFYLKEFLTFKEAEMEFHPGLVVFTGPSGSGKSILMRSILSSVGLDNVDAQICESNVCWQIAEEEYGIANEPSNVFRQVKKEKTRYFINSQSTSRSSMEAISGEYLRHLSLKDYSDFEPSALLRRIDERIAARDPAYRGIVETYAARYAEHKKLSDELRVIEDQEKRLSELKEFAAYEISKIDAIAPRIGEDEELSLIKKQLSKKEKIEKAIAQAEAIFAHEGHVSAALALLEADSAFFDDAMNELRHVFETSMERMVELEEVDVEQVLDRIEQIAEIKRRYGSVEEALSYRDQKARELESYETIEHSKEELVRAVASLKSQMDETAALLSNARHAELPSMRESLNGYLSMLYLREATLELEAAEPHPLGRDKALLGLSGTKLDKLSSGEFNRLRLALLALGVETMQEKGGVLMLDEIDANLSGEESMSVAKVLRHLSKKYQIFVISHQPQLTSMGEQHFLVYKDGDSRVRELSAEERIEEIARIISGESISEEATRFARELFERSQGNA, from the coding sequence ATGATCGAACGGTTTTATTTAAAGGAATTTCTGACGTTCAAAGAGGCCGAAATGGAATTTCATCCGGGCCTCGTCGTGTTTACCGGCCCCAGCGGAAGCGGAAAATCGATCCTGATGCGCTCCATCCTCTCTTCGGTCGGCCTGGATAACGTCGATGCGCAGATTTGCGAATCGAACGTGTGCTGGCAGATCGCCGAAGAGGAGTACGGGATTGCCAATGAGCCGTCCAACGTTTTTCGGCAGGTCAAAAAAGAAAAAACCCGCTATTTCATCAATTCCCAGAGCACTTCGCGCTCGTCGATGGAAGCGATCAGCGGAGAGTATCTGCGTCATCTGAGTCTCAAAGATTACAGCGATTTCGAGCCTTCCGCGCTGTTGCGACGGATCGACGAGAGAATCGCGGCCCGTGATCCGGCGTATCGGGGAATCGTCGAAACGTACGCCGCCCGCTACGCCGAGCACAAAAAGCTGTCCGACGAACTGCGGGTGATCGAAGATCAGGAAAAGCGTCTCTCGGAGCTTAAAGAGTTCGCCGCCTACGAGATTTCCAAAATCGATGCGATCGCGCCGCGGATCGGCGAAGACGAGGAACTCTCCCTGATCAAAAAACAGCTCTCGAAAAAAGAGAAGATCGAAAAAGCGATTGCGCAGGCAGAGGCTATTTTTGCACACGAGGGGCACGTCAGCGCCGCATTGGCACTGCTCGAAGCCGACAGTGCATTTTTCGACGATGCGATGAACGAACTGCGTCATGTTTTCGAAACGTCGATGGAACGGATGGTCGAGCTCGAAGAGGTCGACGTCGAGCAGGTGCTTGACAGGATCGAGCAGATCGCCGAAATCAAACGCCGTTACGGCAGCGTCGAAGAGGCGCTCTCGTATCGTGATCAAAAGGCGCGTGAGCTTGAGTCGTACGAAACGATCGAACACTCCAAGGAAGAGCTGGTCCGCGCCGTTGCGTCGCTTAAAAGCCAGATGGATGAAACGGCCGCTCTGCTGTCGAATGCGAGGCACGCGGAGCTTCCGTCTATGCGCGAAAGCCTCAACGGCTATCTTTCGATGCTCTATCTTCGCGAAGCGACGTTGGAGCTTGAAGCGGCCGAACCCCATCCGCTGGGGAGGGACAAAGCCCTTCTCGGACTTTCGGGGACGAAACTCGATAAGCTCAGTTCGGGGGAATTCAACCGCCTCCGCCTCGCGCTGCTGGCCCTCGGAGTCGAAACGATGCAGGAAAAAGGGGGTGTGCTGATGCTCGATGAGATCGACGCCAACCTCAGCGGGGAGGAATCGATGAGTGTTGCCAAAGTGCTGCGCCATCTCTCGAAAAAATACCAGATTTTCGTCATTTCGCATCAGCCGCAGCTCACGTCGATGGGGGAACAGCATTTTCTCGTGTACAAAGACGGCGACAGCCGCGTACGGGAACTTTCGGCCGAGGAGAGGATCGAAGAGATCGCCCGGATCATCAGCGGCGAGAGCATCAGCGAAGAGGCGACCCGTTTCGCCCGTGAACTTTTTGAACGATCGCAGGGGAACGCATGA
- the yihA gene encoding ribosome biogenesis GTP-binding protein YihA/YsxC: MIEIIDASFLTSAPNIKLAPPNEEQNEVAFMARSNTGKSSLLNTLTNRKSLAKVSATPGKTRLINYFDVVFIDRDTQERLNAKFVDLPGFGYAKVAKSLKNDWESNLTAYISEREQIKVFVHLIDCRHPDLEIDASVSEYLDQICAPEQTILRVFTKIDKLNQKELSELKKRFPGALMVSNSKRRGVGTVVETLYAILKKENI, translated from the coding sequence ATGATCGAAATCATTGACGCTTCGTTCCTGACGTCGGCGCCGAATATCAAGCTCGCACCTCCCAACGAGGAACAAAACGAAGTCGCCTTTATGGCGCGTTCGAATACGGGGAAAAGTTCGCTCCTTAACACCCTTACCAATCGAAAGTCTCTGGCGAAGGTATCGGCCACGCCCGGAAAAACCCGCTTGATCAACTATTTCGATGTCGTGTTTATCGACCGCGATACGCAGGAGCGCCTTAACGCCAAATTCGTAGACCTTCCCGGATTCGGATACGCGAAGGTGGCCAAAAGCCTCAAAAACGACTGGGAAAGCAATCTCACCGCTTATATCTCCGAGCGGGAACAGATCAAGGTTTTCGTCCACCTCATCGACTGCCGCCATCCCGATTTGGAGATCGATGCGTCGGTCAGCGAATACCTTGACCAGATTTGCGCCCCGGAACAGACGATTCTGAGAGTCTTCACCAAAATCGATAAACTCAACCAAAAAGAACTTTCCGAACTCAAAAAACGGTTTCCCGGGGCGTTGATGGTCTCCAATTCCAAGCGGCGCGGGGTCGGCACGGTGGTTGAAACCCTCTACGCCATTCTCAAAAAAGAGAACATATGA
- a CDS encoding diguanylate cyclase, producing the protein MDDMATNIAVLYDLLRDEYRIKAAKSGFEALEIARGKEKPDLILLDIEMPGMDGYEVCKALKSSEETNHIPIIFVTAKSGIKDEEYGLNLGALDYIAKPFHPTIVKIRVRNHIALKLKSDLLEELSMYDGLTHIPNRRFFEEVYEKYYKKSLREGRSMGVLMIDVDHFKNYNDYYGHGKGDECLVKIAETLKNTLKRPGDIVARYGGEEFVILLYDVDADGVKTVAHNLVDSVAQLNIVHEFSSAARQVTISVGAALSKGVEEGKKELLERADEALYRSKQNGRNRCAC; encoded by the coding sequence GTGGACGATATGGCAACCAATATTGCCGTTCTTTACGATCTTCTGCGGGACGAGTACCGGATCAAAGCGGCCAAAAGCGGTTTCGAAGCGCTTGAGATCGCACGCGGAAAAGAGAAGCCCGATTTGATATTGCTTGACATCGAGATGCCCGGAATGGACGGATACGAAGTGTGCAAAGCGCTCAAAAGCAGCGAAGAGACCAACCACATACCGATCATTTTCGTCACCGCAAAAAGCGGGATCAAAGACGAAGAATACGGCCTTAACCTAGGTGCGCTCGACTACATTGCCAAGCCGTTTCACCCCACCATCGTCAAAATCCGGGTTCGAAACCATATCGCGCTCAAACTCAAAAGCGATCTGCTCGAAGAGCTCTCGATGTACGACGGTCTGACCCATATTCCCAACCGCCGCTTTTTCGAAGAAGTGTATGAAAAATACTACAAAAAGTCGCTCAGGGAAGGGCGGTCGATGGGCGTGTTGATGATCGACGTCGACCATTTCAAAAATTACAACGATTACTACGGCCACGGAAAAGGGGACGAGTGCCTGGTCAAGATTGCCGAAACGCTCAAAAATACCCTCAAACGTCCGGGAGATATCGTTGCCCGTTACGGCGGAGAGGAGTTTGTCATTCTCTTATACGACGTTGACGCCGATGGGGTCAAAACGGTGGCGCACAACCTGGTCGATTCGGTGGCGCAGCTGAACATCGTCCACGAATTTTCCTCTGCGGCCCGGCAGGTGACGATCAGTGTGGGAGCGGCACTCTCAAAGGGAGTGGAAGAGGGGAAAAAAGAGCTGCTTGAACGTGCCGATGAAGCTTTGTACCGTTCGAAACAAAACGGCAGAAACCGGTGCGCCTGTTAG